Within the Candidatus Bathyarchaeia archaeon genome, the region TTCAGAGGCTTTGGAAACCACCTCCGCCGCTCCACTTCTTCCAACGTATGAGGTATCAACGGTTGCGAGGACCTTACTTCTCAAAAGGTAGTTTAAGTATTCGCCTTCGATGAAATCTTCTTTCGTCGGTCCAGGTCCTCCTATGATGATACCTTTCAAATTATCCTTTTTCAGCAAGGCTTCATCCACGTGGGCGGCGACTCTCTTAAAGTAGTCGTTGATCTCCTGCTCCCTTATCCTCTCAAACCTTCTAGCCGACTGCCCTCCCGTTTTATGCTTTCCACCAACGCCGGAGTGGTATTCGCCTAGAATTTCCATCCGTCTCCCCTCGAGTAAAGCCAGTGTGGCTTGACTGGCGTCTATGAGTAGGATCCCATAGGACTCCTTTTCCCTTAAAAGCTCCCTTAAAGGCTCGAGGTGAAACCGGCTGTCACATCTATAGTAGTAGATGTTTATGGGTTCAGGAGGTTCCAAGGCGTATATTTCCATCCTCTCACTGCCTGGACCGTTTTGAGGTATGGCCCCGCAAAAGACGACTAAACCGTTGGGAGGAGGACTCTTAAACAGCTTCAACCGCTGGGTAACCTTTTCAATCGCTTCTTGAACGTTCTTCCTAGTGGTTCGAGACTTGATGTTTGAGGCGGTGCCATACTCCTCCCTGAGGTTAGCCATGACCTCATGAATCTTCTTCTCTGGGGGAATGTAGAGGGAGATCAATTCAGTACCTCTCCCCTCCTTGGAGGAAAGCGCGTCCAGTAACCTCTTCAACCTGTACTTCGATATCGACTCCTCTACCTGCATTTTTCACATGCCCATGGAACTGGATGAGGGTGAATTATATAAGCTCGATGGCTAATGAAGTTACGGGTAAGCTGAGGGTTGAAGGTGGTGATTAAACTGGGGGGATTCGCCTTCACCGGCGAAATTGATGATACCCTTATCAGAGAGTATGGAAAGATGCTTAACGAAATTCATAGCCGCGGCCACGGATTGGCGGTTGTCACGGGGGGCGGTAAGCGGGCCAGATCCTACATTGAAACCGCGAGAAGGTTGGGAGGGACTGAAGTGGTTTGTGATCAAATCGGCATTCTCGCCAGCAAGATTAACGCGTTAACCCTTATTTCCAGCATCGGAGACGCAGCTTCTCCAATGGTTCCGAATACCCTTTGGGAGGCGGTTTACATTTTTTACGGCGGGAAGATCGCCGTTTCCGGTGGGCTTTCCCCCGCGCAGTCAACTAATGCCGTAGCCGCCTTGATCGCGGAAGCTGTGAGAGCTGACGTGCTGATTCACCTAACCGATGTGGAAGGCGTTTACGATAAGGACCCTAAAAGGTTTCCGGACGCTAGGAAAATGGACCGCATCTCCATTGGAGAGCTTAGACACCTCATCTCGCCCACTGGAATCCAGGCAGGCGGCTACACCTTAATGGACCCTACAGCTCTGGGGGTGATTGAGAGATCTAAGCTGAGGGTGCGCGTCGCATCCGGCCTCGATCCATGGAACGTGGACAGGATCATCCGTGGCGAGCATGTTGGAACCTCAATTCAGGTGGAGGCGTGATGGCGAAGCTGACGGACATTTTTATGTCCAAGGCTCAAGTCAAATTGATCGAGTATCTCCTGAATAATAAGGATAAGGTGTTTAACCAATCCTTCCTAGCCACAACGCTGAATCTCTCACCGTCCACAATCGCTAGGGTAATTGAGCCCCTCGCCAGGTTAGGCCTCATTAAGTATGAACGCTTTGGAGGGGGAATGAAGATTCTATGTTTAAACACAGAGGACCCGGTG harbors:
- the prf1 gene encoding peptide chain release factor aRF-1 — protein: MQVEESISKYRLKRLLDALSSKEGRGTELISLYIPPEKKIHEVMANLREEYGTASNIKSRTTRKNVQEAIEKVTQRLKLFKSPPPNGLVVFCGAIPQNGPGSERMEIYALEPPEPINIYYYRCDSRFHLEPLRELLREKESYGILLIDASQATLALLEGRRMEILGEYHSGVGGKHKTGGQSARRFERIREQEINDYFKRVAAHVDEALLKKDNLKGIIIGGPGPTKEDFIEGEYLNYLLRSKVLATVDTSYVGRSGAAEVVSKASEILRGVRYSEEKKVVQRFLFEIGHETGLGVYGESLVRRHLENRMVDTLLLSEKLTLLHVFIKCSTCGFLREELTSPDRLLKIQNEITSSKCPSCSAQSLMVAEVKDLVDEFIEIGEEAGAKIELISTETDEGVMLLKSFGGIGAILKYKPSSGLHDST
- the pyrH gene encoding UMP kinase, with product MVIKLGGFAFTGEIDDTLIREYGKMLNEIHSRGHGLAVVTGGGKRARSYIETARRLGGTEVVCDQIGILASKINALTLISSIGDAASPMVPNTLWEAVYIFYGGKIAVSGGLSPAQSTNAVAALIAEAVRADVLIHLTDVEGVYDKDPKRFPDARKMDRISIGELRHLISPTGIQAGGYTLMDPTALGVIERSKLRVRVASGLDPWNVDRIIRGEHVGTSIQVEA
- a CDS encoding HTH domain-containing protein — protein: MAKLTDIFMSKAQVKLIEYLLNNKDKVFNQSFLATTLNLSPSTIARVIEPLARLGLIKYERFGGGMKILCLNTEDPVAKALLELNERLQRL